Part of the Mycolicibacterium thermoresistibile genome, TCTGGAAGGCGCTGGAGCAGAATCCGGGGTTGGAAATCACTGTGAATCTTCAAGATCGGACGGTGACCGCGGGAACCGTCGTGGTGCCGTTCAAGATTGATGACTACACCGCCTGGCGGCTGCTCGAAGGACTCGACGATATAGCCCTTACGCTGCGGAAACAGGATCAGATCGAGGCCTACGAGGCGCGTCGGCCGAGCTGGAAACCGCGCACTCTGCCGGCCTGACCAACCCCGCGGCGGGGGTGAATTCGCCATCCTCCAACCGGTTCTGCACCCACCGAACAGGACACTGTGCGGGGCAATCGGATTGCCAATTTCGGCATATATTGCCCCGAAAATGCGCGTGGCTCTTGGAAGTCAATGGTCAAAGGGTTTACCGTGTCCACTAGTCGGCTCAAGAAGGGCCGCTGGTTTCGGAGGTTTGCATGAACAAGGCAGAGCTCATCGACGTACTCCAAGAGAAGATGGGCACCGATCGGCGGACGGCTACTGCCGCCGTGGAACACATGGTGGACGCGATCGTTCGAGCGGTCCACCGGGGTGACAGCGTCACCATCACCGGTTTCGGCGTTTTCGAGCAGCGCCGGCGGGCGGCCCGGGTCGCGCGTAACCCACGCACCGGGGAGACGGTGAAGGTCAAGCCGACAGTGGTGCCGGCCTTCCGGCCGGGTGCCCAGTTCAAGGCGGTTGTCTCTGGGGCGCAGCGGCTCCCGGCCGAAGGCCCTGCCGTCAAGCGGGGCGTGTCCGCGGGCCCGGCCAAGAAGGCGGCCAAGAAGACCACCCGCAAGGCCGCCACCAAGAAGGCCGCGGCCAAGGCTCCGGCGAAGAAGACGGCGGCCAAGAAGACCGCGGCGAAGAAGACCGCGGCCAAGAAGACGACGGCGAAGAAGACCGCGGCGAAGAAGACCGCGGCCAAGAAGACGACGGCGAAGAAGACCGCCGCCAAGAAGACCGCGGCCAAGAAGACGACCAAGAAGGCCGCGACCAAGGCTCCGGCGAAGAAGTCGGCAGCCAAGAAGGCGCCGGCCAAGAAAGGTCGCCGTTAGTCGTTCGGCAGGGCACGTCGTGGGTGTCTGACACCCTCGGCGTGCCTTGGTGTCTTCATGCAGGGCTGCCGAAAGACGCGGCCCGGGAAGGGGCGTTCCGAACGGTCGGTCCAATGAGAGTCATCGCACCGGTAACGGACTGGCGATGTGGTCGGCGGCGATCAGCCGGCCCTCGACCAGGGACATGACCCAGACACTGCCCTTGCGGTTCTCCGTGTCGGCCGGCCGCACACCGTCGCGCTCGCACCACCAGGCGATGAGGTCGGGGATCACCTTGCCCTGGGTGCAGACGACCGGGGTGCCGCCCGCCGCAGCGATTTCGAGGAGGCGCTGCCTTCCGGCGGTCCGATTCCGGGTGTAGGACTCCTCGTTCAAGGTGGGCTCGGGGTGAATCGGCTGCGCGATCTCGTCGGCCAGCGGTTCGAGTGTCTGTTCGCAGCGCACCCGGTCCGCCGCGTGTAACCGGTCCGCGCCGAACGCGAGGAGCACTCCGACCAACGCCTCGGCCTGGGCGCGGCCGTGTTTGTCGAGCGGACGCAACCGGTCGTCGCCCTGCCACCGTGACCTGCTGCCCGCCGTGGCGTGCCGCACGATCAGCACCGTCCGGGTGCGGGCCGGATGTTCGGCGAATCGCTGCAGCACATCGCGATCCTGGGGATAGTCCAGTCGTTGCAGCGCGTCCGACACCGGAAGCCACTTCAGTTCGTCGACTTCGTCATTGGGGGCGAAGGAGCCGTCGAGCGCCCGAGCCGCCCAGTACCGCACCCGCTTGACGCCGTTCGCCAACGGGTAGGTGATCTCGGTGAGTTCGCGTCCCAGCACCGACCGGTATCCGGTCTCCTCCTCGATCTCCCGCACCGCCGTCACCGGTTCGATCTCACCGGGATCGACCTTGCCCTTGGGCAGTGACCAGTCGTCGTAACGGGGCCGGTGGATCACCGCGATCTCGGGAGCCGACGAATCCACCCCGGGCCGCCACAGCACCGCGCCGGCGGCCCGGACGGCGGATGCGGGATCCGAGGGGATGGTCTTCGGGCGAACCTCTTTGGGCACCTCACCTCCTGCAGGTCATCCGGCACCGGGTGACGATCGGCGATGTCTCGGCGAGTCAGTGGTAGCGGCGGCGTTTCATCATCGACACCTGATGATCGCGCACCGTCTCGCCCTCGCGCGGTGAGGGTGTCCATCGACCGTCCGGTCCCAGTTCCCAGCATCGGGTGGCCGGGTCGAGTGCGGAGTCGAGGATGTCGTTGAGTTGTGCGGTCAGCCGGGGGTCTTTGACCTGGGCCATCACCTCGACACGCCGGTCGAGGTTGCGGTGCATCATGTCCGCGCTGCCGATCCAGAACTCGTTCTGCGCCCGGAAGTGCAGGATCCGCGAGTGCTCCAGGAACCGACCCAGAATGGAACGCACCCTGATGTTCTCGGAGAGGCCGGGCACCCCGGGGCGCAGCGCGCAGATGCCGCGCACCACCACCTCGACGCCGACACCCGCGAGCGAGGCGCGGTACAGCGCGTCGATGATCTGTTCGTCGACCAGGGCATTGGCCTTCAACCGGATGTGGGCGTCGGCGCCCTCGCGTTTGGCGGCGATCTCACCCTCGATGCGGTCGATCAGTCCCTTGCGGACGCCGTACGGCGCCACCAGCAGGTTGCGGTAGGACTCCTTGCGGGAGTACCCGGTGAGCGAGTTGAACAGATCGGTCAGATCGGCGCCGATGTCCGGGGCGGCGGTGAGCAGTCCGATGTCTTCGTAGAGGCGTGCGGTTTTCGGGTTGTAGTTGCCGGTGCCGATGTGGCAGTAGCGCCGGATCACCGATCCTTCCCGCCGAACCACCAGGGCGCACTTGCAGTGCGTCTTCAAGCCGATGATCCCGTACACCACATGGACGCCGGCCTGCTCGAGGGTGCGGGCCCACTTGATGTTGGCCTGCTCGTCGAAGCGGGCCTTGATCTCCACCAGCGCCACCACCTGCTTGCCGGCCTCGGCGGCGTCGATCAGGGCGTTGACGATCGGCGAGTCGCCCGAGGTGCGGTACAGGGTCTGCTTGATCGCCAACACGTTCGGGTCGGCGGCGGCCTGCTCGATGAATCGCTGGACGGTGGTGGAGAACGAGTCGTAGGGGTGGTGCACCAGCACGTCACCGTCGCGCAGCGTGGCGAAGATGCTCTTCGGTGTCTCGCGTTCCCCGAAAGCCGGTGGGGTGGCGGGCACGAACGGCGGATCCTTCAGCGCCGGCCGGTCCACGTCGTAGATCTGCCACAGCGACGACAGGTCGAGCAGCCCCGGTACCTCGACCACATCGTCGGGATGGACGTCGAGTTCCCGCAGGAGCAGTTCGAGCATGTTCTCGGTCATGTCGTCGGAGACCTCGAGGCGCACCGGAGAACCGAAGCGGCGCCGGGCCAGTTCGCGTTCCAGTGCCTGCAACAGGTCCTCGTCGCGGTCCTCCTCGACCTCGAAGTCCGCGTTGCGGGTGATCCGGAAGGCGTGGTGTTCGACGATCTCCAGGCCGGGGAACAGCACCGGCAGGAACGCCGCGATCAGTTCCTCCATCGGCAGGAAACGGATCAGACCGTCGGCGCCGGGCCGGCTGTCGAGTTCGACGAACCGATCGACGTTGTCGGGCACCTTGACCCGCGCGAAGTGCTGGCCGCCGTCCTCGGGGCGTTTAACCATGATCGCGAGGTTGAGGCTCAGGCCGCTGACGAACGGGAACGGGTGGGCCGGATCGACCGCCAGCGGGGTCAGGACCGGGAAGACCTGCTCGTGGAAGTAGGTGGACAACTTGTTGCGTTCGGCCTCACCGAGTTCGGCCCACGTGACGATCACGATGCCCTCTTCGGCCAGCGCCGGCCGCACCGAGTTGAGGAACACGTCGGCGTGGCGGGTCGCGAGCTGCTGGGTGCGCTCACTGATGCGACGCAACTGCTCGAGGGGCGACAGACCGTCGGCCGACCGGACCGACAGGCCGGTCTCGTGGCGGCGTTTCAGCCCGGCCACCCGCACCATGTAGAACTCGTCGAGGTTGGAGGCGAAGATCGCCAGGAACTTCGCCCGCTCCAGCAGGGGCAGCGAGGTGTCGGCCGCCAGCGCCAGCACCCGGGCGTTGAAATCCAGCCAGCTGAGTTCCCGGTTGAGGTAGCGGTCCTCGGGCAGCGCATCGTCGATCGCCGGTGCCGTGGCGGCCGGCGGCGCCTCCGGGGCGGTGTGCGACCCGTCCCACCGCTCGTCGCCGGTCCGGTCGGTCTGATCGGCCCCCGTCTGGTCGGCCCCCCTCTGGTCGGCCCCCCTCTGGTCGGCCCCCCTCTGATCGGCCCCGGTCGGCGCGGTGACGCCGTCCCCGGCCACACGGTCGGCTCGGGACTGGGCCTGTGCTTCGCTCACCCCTCGATCTTCCCCCAGATGGCGACGGTGCGGCCACCGCTCGGCCACGGATTCAAGTCGTGTTCACCCGGGGGTGTTCGCCCGGTGATGTCAGGACGTCCGGGCGAGGGTGCGGCGGGTCGCCTCGCCGACGCCCAGCCGCTGCGCGACGTCGAGGTCGTCGGGCGTGTCGATGTCACAGCGCAACCCGGGCCACGGCCCGGTCAGCTCCACCGCACCCGAACTGCGGTGACGCGAGGCCGAATCCGGACCGAAGCGGGGCTCGAGCGGGACGCCGAACGCCAACAGCGCGGTGGTGCCGGTGCCGTGCCGGTCGGCGACGAAGCTCCGCCGGTGAGCCCGGGCCGCGGCGATGGCCGACATGAGCTCCTCAGGTTGCAGCGCAGGGAGATCACCTTGTAACACAACAAGATTCGTCTGCTCTGTGCGGAGTTCCGACTCCGCCGCGACGATCGCGTTGTTCAACGGGTCCGGGTGACCGTCCGGGGTGGGATCGGACAGGATCCGCGCCCCCGACCGGCGCGCGGCGTCCGCGGCGACCGGATCCGGGGTCACCACGGTCACCGACCCGGCGGCCGACGCCGCACCGATGGTGTCCAGCAGCATGGCGAGCACCACATCCTCGCGGGTGGCCCCGGGGAGGTCGGCGCCCGTGAAGAGCGGGGCCAGCCGGGTCTTGGCGGCGGTCAACCGCTTGACCGCGATGACCACTGCCACGTCGGTGACAGATCTCGCCGGCCGGGCGGCGCCGGCGAGCTGGGTGCCGCTCATGGCCGTCATCCTGCCAGCAGTGCGCACCACCGGCTGCGCTGACCGGCGCCCGCCAACGGTCGCGACCGCACCCCGAGCCACCGCGATAGGCTGAAACCGTGGTGGAAGCGGCAGTGATGGGCGCCGGGGCATGGGGTACGGCGTTGGCGAAGGTGCTCGCGGACGCGGGCAATGACGTGACGCTGTGGGCCCGCCGCCCCGAGGTGGCCGAGGAGATCAACGAGACCCGGCGCAACACCCGGTATCTGGGTGACGCGGAGCTGCCCAAGACCATCCGCGCGACCAGCGACGCCGCGGCCGCGCTGGCCGGCGCCTGCACGGTGCTGCTCGCGGTGCCGTCGCAGACCATGCGGGACAATCTGACGCAGTGGACCGGTCTGATCGGGCCGGATGTCACGCTGGTCAGCGTCGCCAAGGGCATCGAACTGAACACGCTGATGCGGATGAGTCAGGTGGTGACGCAGGTCACCGGCGCCGATCCGTCCCGCGTCGCGGTGGTGACCGGACCCAACCTCGCCGGTGAGATCGCCGACGAACAGCCCGCGGCCGCGGTGGTGGCCTGCAGCGACTCCGGCCGTGCGGTCGCGTTGCAGCGTGCGCTGTCCACCGGCTACTTCCGCCCGTACACCAATTCCGACGTCATCGGCGCCGAGATCGGCGGGGCCTGTAAGAACGTCATCGCGTTGGCCTGCGGGATGGCCGCCGGGGTGGGGCTGGGGGAGAACACCGCGGCGGCGATCATCACCCGCGGGCTGGCCGAGATCATGCGGCTGGGTATCGCGCTGGGCGCCCAGCCGCAGACCCTGGCCGGGCTGGCCGGAGTCGGCGACCTCATCGCGACCTGCACCTCCCGGCATTCCCGCAACCGCACCTTCGGCGAACGGCTCGGCCGGGGAGGTTCGCTGGAGTCGGCGCTGGCCGCCGCGGGCGGGCATGTGGCCGAGGGCGTCACGTCCTGTCAATCGGTGTTGGCGCTGGCGTCCAGCTACGGCGTGGAGATGCCGCTCACCGCGGCGGTCCACGAGGTGTGCCACCGGGGCCTGTCCGTGGAGGAGGCCATCATCCGGCTGCTCGGCCGCACCACCAAGCCGGAGTGAGGCGTGGACGGGCAGTACGGGGATTCCACCCGGACCGTGAGGGCGGTCAGCTTCCCGGCCGAGCCGGGTAGTCCGGTCGCACCGTCGCCGGTCACCGCCTCGACCTATCATCTGTCTCCCGACGAGTCCGAGCCGCTGGACGTCTACGGCCGGTACTCGAACCCCACCTGGCGTCAACTGGAGTCGGCGCTCGCGGCGCTGGAGGGAGCCGCCGCGGCATTGACGTTCGGGTCGGGCATGGCGGCGATCACCTCGACACTGCGGGTGCTGGCCAAACCGGGCTCCACCCTGGTGGTGCCCGCCGACGGCTACTACCAGGTCCGCCGATATGCGGCGGAATATCTTGCGCCGCAAGGCATCAAGATCATCCAGGCCCGTGCGTCCGAGATGTGCGAGGCGGCCGGGGCCGCCGACGTGGTGCTGGCGGAGACGCCGGCGAACCCCGGTCTGGACGTCGTCGATCTGCACCGCCTGGGACTGGTGTGCCGCAGCCGGGGTGCGACGTTGGTGGTCGACAACACCGCCGCGACGCCGCTCGGTCAGCAGCCGCTGTCGCTGGGCGCCGACCTGGTGGTGGCCAGCGCCACCAAGGCGTTGTCCGGGCACAGCGACCTGATCGCGGGTTATGTGGCGGGCAGCAACCCGGACTTGATGGCGGCGGTGGAGCGGGACCGGCTGTTGGCCGGACCGATCCTGGGCGCGTTCGAGGCCTGGCTGGTGTTGCGCAGCCTCGGCAGCGCCGGCCTGCGGTTCGAGCGGCAGTGTCAGAACGCCCGTGCGCTGGCGGTCATGCTGCGCGGTCATCCCGCGGTGCGCTGGGTGCGCTACCCGGGGCTGCCCGACGATCCGTCCTATCCGGTGGCCGCCGATCAGATGAAGCGGTTCGGCGGTCTGCTGGCGGTGGAGTTCGAGAGCGCCGCGGCGGTGAACGCCCTGGTGGAGCGCAGCGAACTGGTCATCGCCGCGACGAGCTTCGGCGGTATCCACACCTCGATCGACCGGCGGGCCCGGTGGGGCGACGAGGTCAGCGACGGGTTCGCCCGGTTCTCGCTGGGCATCGAGGACACCGACGACCTGATCGCCGACATCGAGCGCGCACTGCGCTGAACTGCAGGTCGGCGGACGCGGATCGTGCCCGGGCGGATGGGGCGGTAGCCTCTCTAGGTTGTGACTGCCCGCGACCGGTCCGAAGGACGAATCCGGGTCGCCGTGGTATACGGCGGCCGCAGCAACGAGCACGCGATTTCGTGCGTGTCGGCCGGCAGCATCCTGCGTAATCTGGACCCACAGCGGTTCGAGGCCATCCCGATCGGCATCACACCCGGGGGGACGTGGCTGCTCACCGGGGCCCACCCCGATTCGCTGACGATCGTCGACGGGCGGCTGCCGGAGGTGGACGAGTCAGCGGGCAGCGAACTGATCCTGGCGGCCGATCCGCGCCGCAAGGGGCAGCTGCTGTCGATGGGGCCCGGTGTGCGCGAGGTGCTCGCCACCATCGACGTGGTGTTTCCGGTGCTGCACGGCCCGTACGGCGAGGACGGCACCATTCAGGGGCTGTTGGAGCTGGCCGGGGTGCCGTATGTCGGTGCGGGCGTGTTCGCCAGTGCGGCCGGCATGGACAAGGAGTTCACCAAGAAGCTGCTGACCGTCGCGGGGTTGCCGATCGGCGATCACGTGGTGCTGCGGGCCGGTCGTGCTGACCTGGACCGCGGGGAACGTGACCGCCTGGGGCTTCCGGTGTTCGTCAAACCGGCCCGGGGTGGCTCCTCGATCGGCGTCACCCGGGTCACCGACTGGTCCGCGCTGCCGGGGGCCGTCGCCGAGGCCCGCCGCCATGACCCGAAGGTGATCGTGGAAGCCGCGATCGAGGGCCGGGAGCTGGAGTGCGCGGTGCTCGAGTTCCCCGACGGCCGGGTGCGGAGCAGCACGGTCGGCGAGATCCGGGTGGCCGGGGTGCGGGGCCGTGAGGACGGGTTCTACGACTTCACCACCAAATATCTGGCCGACGACGCCGAACTCGACGTGCCCGCCAAGATCGACGACGCCGTCGCCGATGAGGTACGCGAACTGGCCATCAAGGCTTTCCACGCGATCGACTGCCAGGGGCTGGCCCGGGTGGACTTCTTCCTCACCGACGACGGCCCGGTGGTCAACGAGATCAACACCATGCCCGGGTTCACCATGATCTCGATGTATCCGCGGATGTGGGCCGCCAGCGGGGTCGACTATCCCACCCTGTTGGCGGCGATGGTCGACACCGCGTTGGCGCGGGGCACCGGGCTGCGCTGACCCGGCCCCGCCGGGGTCCGGCCGGTGCCGCTACCGCGCGGGTGCGGGGTCGATCTCCTTGGCGGGCAACACTTTTGCGATGGTCTGCGACAACCCCTGGATGGGGCTGGGCCCGGAATCGGCCGGCAGCGTCAACGCCACATACAGCGGGCGGTCCACCGCGTACCAGGTGGTGCGGTCGGCCTCGGCGACCCGGAACCACTGCACGTCGTCGACCATCTGCAGCGGAGCTCCCACCACGAAATCGGCGGGCCGGTCCAGCCCGCAGCGCAGGATGACGGTGTCGTCGCCGCGCCGCCAGGCGGCGGTCCCCGCGGGGGCGGGATCGACCGTCGGTGCCCGTTCGAAATCCCCGAGCTGCTCGGGCAATGCGTCCAACAGCTCCTGGCATCCCGGGTCGTCGGCGTGCGGAGCGGGCACCGCGGCGATGGCCACCGGCTGCCGGGCGGGGTCGCCCTGGCGGGAGGCCGCGACGGCCAGGATCGCCACCACCGCGACCACCGCCACCGCGATCGCGGCGATCAGCAGCGCGCGGGGCGGGGCGTCGGGTTCTTCTGGGGCGATCTCATGCGATTCACCGTGGGATTTGTCGGCCACTCGACGCGTCCTCCGTTCTGCGCCCTAGACTCCTCGCCGCAGAGACCAAACGTACCGCAGCGCATGCGGGACGGTGACACCCCGCTCCGGACAGCCAGGAGGCGAGATGGCCGGTGACCAACCCCGGGACATGGCCGGTGACGAGGCCGGCGGGCGGGCCGAAACCCTCGCCGCGGTGGGGGAGTTCGCCGTCATCGACCGCCTGGTGGCCGGCCGGCGGCAGCCCGGCGCCGTGGCGCTGGGGCCCGGTGACGATGCTGCGGTGGTGCACGCCGCCGACGGCCGGACCGTGGTGTGCACCGACATGCTGGTGCAGGACCGGCACTTCCGGCTGGACTGGTCGACGCCACATCAGGTCGGCCGCAAGGCGATTGCGCAGAACGCCGCCGACATCGCGGCGATGGGCGCACGGTCGACGGCGTTCGTGGTGGCGTTCGGCGCGCCGGCGGACACCCCGGCCGCCGCGGCGCTGGCGCTGGCCGACGGGCTGTGGGCCGAAGCGCAGTCGCTGGGCGCCGGGATCGTCGGCGGCGACCTGGTGCGCGCCCCGAACTGGGTGGTGTCGGTGACCGCGCTCGGTGATCTGGAAGGACGCCCGCCGGTGCCGCGCGGCGGGGCGCGCGCGGGGGACGTGGTCGCGGCCGTCGGTCAGCTCGGACGATCGGCAGCCGGATATGCGTTGTGGCGCAATGGAATCAAGGACTTTCCGGCATTGCGGGAGCGGCATCTGGTGCCGGCGCCGCCGTACCGGCAGGGGCCGGTCGCGGCGTCGTCCGGGGCGACGTCGATGATCGACGTGTCCGACGGGCTGGTGGCCGATCTCGGTCA contains:
- a CDS encoding RNA degradosome polyphosphate kinase, which translates into the protein MSEAQAQSRADRVAGDGVTAPTGADQRGADQRGADQRGADQTGADQTDRTGDERWDGSHTAPEAPPAATAPAIDDALPEDRYLNRELSWLDFNARVLALAADTSLPLLERAKFLAIFASNLDEFYMVRVAGLKRRHETGLSVRSADGLSPLEQLRRISERTQQLATRHADVFLNSVRPALAEEGIVIVTWAELGEAERNKLSTYFHEQVFPVLTPLAVDPAHPFPFVSGLSLNLAIMVKRPEDGGQHFARVKVPDNVDRFVELDSRPGADGLIRFLPMEELIAAFLPVLFPGLEIVEHHAFRITRNADFEVEEDRDEDLLQALERELARRRFGSPVRLEVSDDMTENMLELLLRELDVHPDDVVEVPGLLDLSSLWQIYDVDRPALKDPPFVPATPPAFGERETPKSIFATLRDGDVLVHHPYDSFSTTVQRFIEQAAADPNVLAIKQTLYRTSGDSPIVNALIDAAEAGKQVVALVEIKARFDEQANIKWARTLEQAGVHVVYGIIGLKTHCKCALVVRREGSVIRRYCHIGTGNYNPKTARLYEDIGLLTAAPDIGADLTDLFNSLTGYSRKESYRNLLVAPYGVRKGLIDRIEGEIAAKREGADAHIRLKANALVDEQIIDALYRASLAGVGVEVVVRGICALRPGVPGLSENIRVRSILGRFLEHSRILHFRAQNEFWIGSADMMHRNLDRRVEVMAQVKDPRLTAQLNDILDSALDPATRCWELGPDGRWTPSPREGETVRDHQVSMMKRRRYH
- a CDS encoding D-alanine--D-alanine ligase family protein, which translates into the protein MTARDRSEGRIRVAVVYGGRSNEHAISCVSAGSILRNLDPQRFEAIPIGITPGGTWLLTGAHPDSLTIVDGRLPEVDESAGSELILAADPRRKGQLLSMGPGVREVLATIDVVFPVLHGPYGEDGTIQGLLELAGVPYVGAGVFASAAGMDKEFTKKLLTVAGLPIGDHVVLRAGRADLDRGERDRLGLPVFVKPARGGSSIGVTRVTDWSALPGAVAEARRHDPKVIVEAAIEGRELECAVLEFPDGRVRSSTVGEIRVAGVRGREDGFYDFTTKYLADDAELDVPAKIDDAVADEVRELAIKAFHAIDCQGLARVDFFLTDDGPVVNEINTMPGFTMISMYPRMWAASGVDYPTLLAAMVDTALARGTGLR
- a CDS encoding cystathionine gamma-lyase, which produces MDGQYGDSTRTVRAVSFPAEPGSPVAPSPVTASTYHLSPDESEPLDVYGRYSNPTWRQLESALAALEGAAAALTFGSGMAAITSTLRVLAKPGSTLVVPADGYYQVRRYAAEYLAPQGIKIIQARASEMCEAAGAADVVLAETPANPGLDVVDLHRLGLVCRSRGATLVVDNTAATPLGQQPLSLGADLVVASATKALSGHSDLIAGYVAGSNPDLMAAVERDRLLAGPILGAFEAWLVLRSLGSAGLRFERQCQNARALAVMLRGHPAVRWVRYPGLPDDPSYPVAADQMKRFGGLLAVEFESAAAVNALVERSELVIAATSFGGIHTSIDRRARWGDEVSDGFARFSLGIEDTDDLIADIERALR
- a CDS encoding thiamine-phosphate kinase, with protein sequence MAGDEAGGRAETLAAVGEFAVIDRLVAGRRQPGAVALGPGDDAAVVHAADGRTVVCTDMLVQDRHFRLDWSTPHQVGRKAIAQNAADIAAMGARSTAFVVAFGAPADTPAAAALALADGLWAEAQSLGAGIVGGDLVRAPNWVVSVTALGDLEGRPPVPRGGARAGDVVAAVGQLGRSAAGYALWRNGIKDFPALRERHLVPAPPYRQGPVAASSGATSMIDVSDGLVADLGHVAESSAVGIDVFTDALAGDHAAVAPAAEVTGADAWSWVLGGGEDHALVATFPGEPPPGWRVIGRVVDGPARVLVDGVAWSGSAGWESFGD
- a CDS encoding HU family DNA-binding protein; translation: MNKAELIDVLQEKMGTDRRTATAAVEHMVDAIVRAVHRGDSVTITGFGVFEQRRRAARVARNPRTGETVKVKPTVVPAFRPGAQFKAVVSGAQRLPAEGPAVKRGVSAGPAKKAAKKTTRKAATKKAAAKAPAKKTAAKKTAAKKTAAKKTTAKKTAAKKTAAKKTTAKKTAAKKTAAKKTTKKAATKAPAKKSAAKKAPAKKGRR
- a CDS encoding NUDIX hydrolase encodes the protein MPKEVRPKTIPSDPASAVRAAGAVLWRPGVDSSAPEIAVIHRPRYDDWSLPKGKVDPGEIEPVTAVREIEEETGYRSVLGRELTEITYPLANGVKRVRYWAARALDGSFAPNDEVDELKWLPVSDALQRLDYPQDRDVLQRFAEHPARTRTVLIVRHATAGSRSRWQGDDRLRPLDKHGRAQAEALVGVLLAFGADRLHAADRVRCEQTLEPLADEIAQPIHPEPTLNEESYTRNRTAGRQRLLEIAAAGGTPVVCTQGKVIPDLIAWWCERDGVRPADTENRKGSVWVMSLVEGRLIAADHIASPLPVR
- a CDS encoding NAD(P)H-dependent glycerol-3-phosphate dehydrogenase, whose protein sequence is MVEAAVMGAGAWGTALAKVLADAGNDVTLWARRPEVAEEINETRRNTRYLGDAELPKTIRATSDAAAALAGACTVLLAVPSQTMRDNLTQWTGLIGPDVTLVSVAKGIELNTLMRMSQVVTQVTGADPSRVAVVTGPNLAGEIADEQPAAAVVACSDSGRAVALQRALSTGYFRPYTNSDVIGAEIGGACKNVIALACGMAAGVGLGENTAAAIITRGLAEIMRLGIALGAQPQTLAGLAGVGDLIATCTSRHSRNRTFGERLGRGGSLESALAAAGGHVAEGVTSCQSVLALASSYGVEMPLTAAVHEVCHRGLSVEEAIIRLLGRTTKPE
- the cofC gene encoding 2-phospho-L-lactate guanylyltransferase is translated as MSGTQLAGAARPARSVTDVAVVIAVKRLTAAKTRLAPLFTGADLPGATREDVVLAMLLDTIGAASAAGSVTVVTPDPVAADAARRSGARILSDPTPDGHPDPLNNAIVAAESELRTEQTNLVVLQGDLPALQPEELMSAIAAARAHRRSFVADRHGTGTTALLAFGVPLEPRFGPDSASRHRSSGAVELTGPWPGLRCDIDTPDDLDVAQRLGVGEATRRTLARTS
- a CDS encoding DUF3515 domain-containing protein: MADKSHGESHEIAPEEPDAPPRALLIAAIAVAVVAVVAILAVAASRQGDPARQPVAIAAVPAPHADDPGCQELLDALPEQLGDFERAPTVDPAPAGTAAWRRGDDTVILRCGLDRPADFVVGAPLQMVDDVQWFRVAEADRTTWYAVDRPLYVALTLPADSGPSPIQGLSQTIAKVLPAKEIDPAPAR